In Brienomyrus brachyistius isolate T26 unplaced genomic scaffold, BBRACH_0.4 scaffold32, whole genome shotgun sequence, the sequence TGTAAGGAAATGCTCAGAACACACAACGTACCACTTCTTCACATTACCGTTATTCAAGTTCAATTGATGGCTTTTAGTGAAGTTTTTCATTGGCTTTCTGGTACTTCTTTGGTTTCTTTGACTTTTACAAACCGAAGGTATACAAAAGAGACTcagatttgggattttcttgctgCTGTTACTATACTCATTCCCCGGCAAAATGACTGCCGTCTTGTTTACATGTATGTGTACAGTACGTACTTTGGACAATGATGTCAGCTTAATACAACCCATTGagggtgaaaatacagacgctcctctacttacgagtgAGATAtgttccgaacggccgttcgtaacttgaaatgttcgtaagtcgttactgaacatcattttaagggtatatgcaagtaaaaagaactaggatgccgggagtacgcacgctacactgCAGCGCGGCGGGAgtggcggccagaagtcatactaggTGGAACTGGTGcgcagaaaaaagaaaattgatgcctcggacaggaaacgggagcccaattaacacaatttggacttacagtcctcttcgccATATATTTGAAAGTTCGTaaatagaggagcatctgtaatgTCCGTATAATGCCAAGAAGCCGGCATCCATTATCTAAAGCACTGCAATAACAAACGGTttgttgttgtcaaaataaaattagGAAAAAGGAAAATTATTCACTTACAGTAATCAACCAATTGGTAAAATAGTAAATAGATTAATCCATAGAAAACAGTCATTAGTGGCAGCCATATATTGTAGTACAACCGCATGGGTTTGAGTATGTTTTTTGATTTTATACAACAGTTCAACGGGTCTccgcaaaaaataaataaaaaacagttACCGCCAGCCAACTCTTGCCTGTTGCCAATGCAAACACTAGTTCTCAACTACTTTGTGTCACAAAATAATTTGCGAAATATGCATGAATATTTCTCTGCTGAACTTTGGCACATTTACCCAAAGCTCCCTTATTCAACTTCGATAGCTGAAACCTTCAGTTGCATGGTTCCAAACGTGTAAGCTGCTAACATAATTAGCAACTATGCTTTTGAGAAACGTAGCGTGGCtctgattttattatttttattttgtgctgCAACTACACGTCTTCCATTTTTGAATGAACAGAGAACATGTAAGTTGCATCATTTATGTGAATCATAAAAGTGTTTTTAGTGCAAATCTTATTTTCATATCCATACTATTTTAAGACATGTATTTTGAGAAACATAAAAAGACTGCTCTGTAgtcttccaaaaaaaaaaatatcataaaGGCAGAGGAAAATGCTAAAAGACCGACGGTCTTACCAACAGTTTGCACATGTTTATAAAGACACATTTTTACAATCAAAATTAGAAAACATTTGTAATTTAGTCACTGCTTACCCCAATTTGCAGTTATGCATTAATTGACGAGATGTATTTTTATAGTATTTCCTTAGTGAAAACtcacataaaataaatggttGCAGCTACTGAATCAGTGTAAAGCAAACTCAGACATGTATTCTTGTTTGTAGAAATTTTCACATGCTTTTTTGACCCAGTAACAACTACAGGGTTACTGTATTGTTATATGAATAGCGCTATTTGAAAACGGGTGGGCGATTAGGTTAGCTTCGTGACTCAGACACTCAAGTGCAGTTATACTCTGATAAAAGTGCTCAGAGAAGACctcttgtccaatcagatttctaACTGTTGTATAATAATGATTAAATATTGATACCTTTAAGTATAGAATCCACGCAAAAATACTGTTAGTTGCTTGACTATTTCACTGCATATGTGTGGTTTTGATTTTAGCTGAGATCTCAATTGCTAAGATTATaaagagatgagttttaaatTTGCTAAACCTGAAAAGCAGAAGGTATGCCTCAgcaaaaggtttttattatcattaacaCTGTATCTGAGATTGTGATATATTGTGAATATCATAAGCAAATTCATATTGTGATATTTACTTCTGGTTTCTAACCTTCAAATCCAAaaacattcttaaaaagaatGTTATCTAAAACTGAGTAacaattctaaaaaaaaatcattgttcCATTCATGTGTACTATAGACTTCATGGAGTAAACAGTGAATGGCAGTGTTATGCACTTACCAGGCTTCAGCTTGAGGGAGTTCTCCAAATATTCATCAGCTGTTATGGGTTTCTCATCAGCCTCAAGGTCCAGGGTAAAATCTCTTACTGCCCAGATAAAGGAGGGGAAGAAGCGGACAAACTTAGCTGAAGCATCAGCTTCATCCTCATCACTGGACTTGACCTTGATGTGTTTTGTCAGCTCAGTCACATATCTGTTAGATGCTGCAGTTGAGGAAGAAAATCTAGAAAATCTATTTTCAGTGGTGAGAGATGGCAAGGTCAGCATGTCGAGAGGAGAAACCTAGTAGATTTAGGTAACAATTCTAGTTGAGCAAAAAAATGGCAGACAACGGAAGCAGAAGCATCAAACTACAGCATGTTTCTGAAATACAAGAATATCAAAGTCAGTGTAGGGAAACTCCAAGTATGTGATCATCAGAAGACCAAATCATCTACTGCCCATGTCCACTTTGTGCCTTGACGTGAAAATGGAACACCATTGACCACTGAAATAATTTTCATAAGGATATTTTTAGCACTTACAGAACCTTTGTATATTTAATTAGCAACAATTATATAATTGGCAGAGAGTAAGAAAAGATTCATTACACAGGTCTGCAACCAAAAAACTGCATAAGATTTTTTGACTGTTTCTTATAGATTTTTACTCACTGAAACCGGGAAACTATTTTTAAAATTCCATCTCGTCAGGTTTTCTTGCAAAACTCGTGTTTTTAGTTTAATTAAGCGTAACATTTCCCTTTTTAAACTGAAATATGGTTTCCTATTCTTGAGTTAAAAAACCATATCCAATAATGATTTCTTACATTCATTTAATATTTCTAAGAGACTCAAGAGAAATACCAATAGAAAATGCGAGGAATTGAGAGGGGTCAGTAGGATGGGGGTGTGTTGGGTTTGGCAGTGTGAGGAGTTCAGATGATCAGATGAACATGCTAAGTAAGTTCAGGATTTTGCTTGCTGTATGATCTGCACTCAGTTTACATCCTGCGTTCAATCGTGACTGTGCACTTCTTTTAGTTCTGTATCATGGCTCCAAGAGGTTGTGTAGTTTCTCCagacaacttttgttttatttgtggtgAATACACTGTTAAAAGTCAACAAAGTGATTTTGTGAAGAAAGTTTATCTTGCTTACTTCAAGTTGAAACTTGGGGATCCAGACAAACCATCGGCTCCTCACAAGGTGTGTAGAAGATGTGAGGAAGATCTTCGTTTGTGGTTTAAGGGTAAGAAACTCATTTCATTTTGGTATTCCTGTGATGTGGCGTGAACAGCAAAACCACACTACTGATTGCtattgtcatacccggctcctACGATCCTcgtatgtgccacgccccctgattatccacgtgtgcttccctgatcgtacccagctgtgtccaattattttcaaccagtcctgtctatttgagtccatgtcttaccagaGTCCGGTGTctatcattgatgttagttaatgtctgtttcctgccctgagTCTAGAGATTAAACCCCATTTTCCCAtactttgcctgcttgcctgttcctgctcgctcgcctgcctgcACGCTCATCCAGTGATCGCGAGCGAAGTGTAACAGCTATCTCTGTTCGGAAGATGTAAGAGGCTTTAATACTAAAAATACAAAGAACATGTCTTACCTAAACCATAGTTCAGCTATTCGTCCAGTGCCTCATACCTCACACCCACCTTCAAGTTTGGTTGATATCTGGAGTGATTCTGAGGATGGAGACACATTTCCTCACTAGGACAAATTTATCTCAGATGTTTCTCCAACCATTTTATCAGCGCGAGCTTAATGATCTAGTTAGAGATTTAGGCCTTTCCAAAGATGGAGCCGAATTGCTGACACCTAGAACTTTATTCTCTTGGTACAGGCACCGAGAGAAGGAATTCACTCAGTTTTTCTCCAAAGAGGGAAATCTTGTTTTTTGTAATGATGTttaagcagggacggattacggaccgggccagcggggccgctgcccaggggcccttggggtgcaggacttaccgcaccctcccccccatccaacgccttcgccgcttcatacccccagcgtgaacaggcgggacTGTTGACCAGtgcctccatggctgcaggaccggatggctgtctgtctctgctggactacctccaccccccttttccctcacccgttgcaagtcgtgtcattttatgttgtaaggtgtagtgatcatgtgcttatgttgctgaggtgtcacctctctctcctcatgttattatgtttctttcttctctcttcccctgtctcccgacctgtctaccccctactgtgatgtttgtgtatatgtgtggtcgggttgatggccagttttttcgctggtactcgtaactagtgacatggtatattgcaacagcaataaaggattgaataaaaacaaaaaaataaaacaaaaacaagcagggggcccgtggggcccctagcccaaaacaatttgcaacgcttatcaacaatgtattttcgtttgtctattttagagggcctacattctttgatcctctgcctacaagggcccctgaccctaaagggagggcgtttggctgccaagggcccttgaattgtggtgaacgttttgcccaggggcccacacaacccataatccgtccctgtgttTAAGGGCTAATGAAGTGCTTTGACATAGAATATGATCCATCTGAGTGGCACCTTTGTGGAGCCTTCAAAACACTAACCATGTTGTTGGGCCAGCAGGCAGGTTAAACAAAATATCCCTGCTTCCTATGCTTGTGGGACAGTCCAGCCAGAGACCTCCATTGAACCAAAATTGACTGGCCACTGACAAAAAAAAGTCAATACAACCTTGGTTCCACCTGAAAAGGTTTTATTACCACCTCTTCATATAAAATTAGGGCTTATGAAGCAGCTTATTAAATCACTGCCCAAAACTGTCAGAAGCAAAGTTGAAAGAGGGAGTTTTTACTGGCCCCGACATACGAAAATTGTTATCTGATCCCCTTTTTTCAGAAATAATGGGGTAAAAAGAAGAAGAAGCGTAGGACTCTTAAGGATGTAGTGCACAGGTTTTTGGGGGATTTTAAAGACCCTCTCTGCAAAGCCATTGTACAACGCATGAAGCTAAAGGATGCAAGATTAGCTTAAAAGTTCATTTCCTACACTCCCATATTGACTGTTTTCCCGAAAACTTAGGAGCCTATAGTGAAGAGCAGGGTGAAAGATTTCATCACGATGTTCGTGAAATCGAGAGACGATACCAAGGAAGATGGGACATCAACATGCTAGCTGACTACTGTTTGATGCTCAGGCAGGAAACAGAAGATGGAAAGCGAAAGTATGTTCGGAGGAGCATCAAAGAGAAGAAAAGGTTTCACAGACAAAAAGTAGTATTAAATATGTCATGAAGGAAtagttttttgtttctttttttctattATAAGAAAAGTTAtgcatagttaattataataaagtattgattttTTCATCACTGTTGTGCTTTTTTAATGTAAACTcatgttttgcaaaaaaaatgtatgtgatGGAGGGAAATCGAGGTCATTTTGGATTCAGCACcctaaaaaacataaaatttaCCAAAAATATCCCATGCAAttgaaaaaaagattttttttgcagaCCTGTGTTATTGTGTTTTTGAAGATAGTGGTGAATGGATGTTGTATAACCAACAGATGGCAGCCAAGTCCTGATCAAAGCACTAAGTTTAGAGTCATTTGTGTATTTCTGACCAGGACAGTAAAAACTAATTCCCTGCGTTAGACTGTGGATTTGTTTCTTGTTATGATGATTATTTATTCCTCAGTTAGTCAGTGGGAAAAATACTTCTAGGGAGTACCAGAACCTGAAATAGTAGTAGGTTCTGCATCAGACAACGTAATTACTTTTCAGCTCTGCATTCAATATTCCTGGAATAGAAACTGGAAATGTTCAGCTTGGTAGGATACTGTAGATTCATCACAGCAGTATTGGTGATGGTACCAGTGCTGTTGTAAATGAAAGTACTGCTTAGCAACACAGCCAGGGAAAAAATCCAGTGGTCATTCGTCTCGTCCCCCTGTTACAATAAAGACAATCCTTTTTAAACCTTAGCTCGATTTTCTTTTATAATGGTGTTAAACGCATCACTCATGTTTACATAAATACAtactcatatttaaattaagttaCTTTATGTAAGATACTTTCTTATCGCTAATTATGACACTGTAAAAGTATAACAAAATTCTCTTGAAAATCTTTGATTAAACAAATCATTATAAATGCAGCCAACAAGCTTATAGTAGTGACATGTTCTCCTGGTGAACCTGAAGCCTATCTGAGGACCTACACACTATGAACACAAAATTTGGGGAGAAAATCAGAGTAACTGCAGGAGACCCACGGGAACAAGAAAAAACTGGTGGCGAGAGAGCAGAGTTCTAACCACTGTGTCTTAGGAGTTTGAAATGATGAttttatgattaattaatgTCTACATGGGCAAGGTATACGTTTCATTAATTTTGTAGTGTATGTAAAGATtttgaagacagataaaatccTTGAATTTGCTCATTAACTGTAGATTCCTTGTATTTTATATATCAATTGATAAATGATTCCACTGCATTTTCTTCAAGCATTACTGTACAGTACCTTCTCCACATCTCCCAATCCTTCAGTGTCCAGCAAGACCAGTGTTTGTTCTTCTCTACCAGGAACAGAAACACACCACATCCAGATACCCTTTGTCTTAGACTGGATAGTGGAGCCCAGAGCAAATCCTGAAATATCAGGAATAGATAAATGTGTCCTAAGCAGGGGGATCCAAATGTATCAGGAAAAACTGTTAAAATTTACAGAGAAACGCAGCACATACTGTACCTTTATGCTTCCCAGCCAATCGATTCATCAGGTAGGACTTGCCAGTGCGGTACATGCCCACAATAGACACCACAACTACAGGCTTATGGAAGGAGCTTAAAATGTCTACTGCTTCCTGATTGACTTTGAGCTCATTATTTGTCATGTTCTCAATTAGACAAATAGGTTCCAACATTTTCTCTGTCCTGGAGAAGACCTATAGCCACAGACCAGTAAAGTGAGGTTAGATCAAGTGATTAAAATAACTGCTTCTTTAACTAAGCATTACAGGCAGGATGTGTGCATAAATAAGTCTATGAATAAGTTTCAATTGTCAAATGTTTGGTGATGGGCAAGTTATACCCAATTTTCAAATAGCACTTTTGTCTCAATATTAATACCAATCCATCCAAATTACTTAAAAGTCATCTTCTTTTATAATAGTGTAAAAACATGTCACTCGTATGCTTGTGTAAGTATTTTagtaaaacatgcaaagtaattaTATGAAAACATCAGTTTGTTAAACTTACAGATACCTTTTCTTCTCTTCTAGGCTTTGAGAGCCCCAGATGTGATGGCAAGTTTCCTGAGGGATTGCTCCTGACCACAGGGGTGTATTGTGGCAAGTCCCCCTGAAAAGCCTTTGCCTGATTCCTCCTCCAGTAGCCAGCCTCCTGATTCAAATCCATATTTGATCCTGTGGATACCTTTTCTTTTCTTCCATGCGTTGAGAGCCCCATATCTGAGAGCAAGTTTCCTGAGGGATCGCTGCTGACCCAGGGGGCGTATTGTGGCAAGTCCCCTGGAAAAGCCATTACCTTATAGCTCTTCCTGTAGCCAGCCTCCTGATTAAAATACATATTGGATCCTGTGGATACCTTTTTATCTGTTCCAAGCGTTGAGAGCCCCAGACCTGAGAGCAAGTTTCCTGAGGGATCGTTGCTGACCCTGGGGGTGTATTGTGGCAAGTCCCCTGGAAAAGCCATTACCTTATAGCTCTTCCTGTAGCCAGCCTCCTGATTAAAATACATATTGGATCCTGTGGATACCTTTTTATCTGTTCCAAGCGTTGAGAGCCCCAGACCTGAGAGCAAGTTTCCTGAGGGATCGTTGCTGACCCTGGGGGTGTATTGTGGCAAGTCCCCTGGAAAAGCCATTACCTTGTAGCTCTTCCTGTAGCCAGACAATTCTGTTGAGGTAAAGTGTACAGttaacattcattcatccattaagGAGATTACAATGCCTAGCAAGCACTTCACTGACTTCTCCCACTTGCATAATGACCATCAGGAAGAGCCTTTTGTCTGCTTCTGTACAGAAAATTCCTCATTCACATTGACCGTCTGTTATCATTAAGGTAGCGGCTATGGCTAATAAATAAACTATAACATTGAAGTGTGACCATGTGAAACTTTAATAGACAGTGTGCATTTAACAGGATAACACAATTATTTGTGCTGGAAAAGTGTTATGAGTGTCTTAAAGTCCCAGATTAAACCTGAGTAAAGTCGACCAGTCGACAGAAACAGTAGCAGTCTACTCCACCAACTCTATATGTTCATACAGTCATAAAAAGCACTTTGTCCATACAGTACATCCGGAAAGTATTTACAGCGCATcactttttccacattttgttatgttacagcaggggtgcccctgtgtagcttagctatttccctgttccaccataaatgattcagctcaagaactgtgtggtaattaacacaaggagttgaatcatgtgtgttaaatgaggggaaacccaaaaatgtgcagggctctggccctccaggactggagttgagcaCCCCTGTGTTACAGCCTTATTCCAAAAtggattaaattcatttttttcctcaaaATTCTACACCAACACCACATAATGACAACATGAAAAAGGTTTACTTGAGATTTTGgcaaatttattaaaaataaaaaaactgagaAATCACATGTACATAAGTATTCACAGCCTTTGCCATGAAGCTTAAAATGGAACTCAGGTGCATCCGGTTTCCACTGATCATCCTTGAGATGTTTCTGCAGCTTAATTGGAGTCCACCTGTGCTACATTTGGTTGATTGTGCAGCAGTCCAGCACTGCtagactggtcccaccacccctcaaggcacaaggacgacacatatctcggctcttctctgtcctggcacctagttggtggaatgaactcccccttgatgtccgaacagcggaaaccttggctgtcttcaagcgacaactcaaaactttcctttttcagaaatacctgaagttgtactctgtattcttactcagctcttttccgtgtgtgtgtgtatgtgtacaaaaagaaaaaaaaaaaaaatttgttgcactttctcaacagtgttcagatagatggtattcatagcttgggtccttattgagctagtatcggaaaaattcatcgcagcgtcttaaagcacttatgtatgtcgctctggctaagggcgtctgccaaatactgtaaatgtaaatgtaaatttggAAATGCACACACCTGTCTATATAAGGTCCCATAATTGACAGCGCATGTCAGAGCACAAACCAAGCATGAAGTCAAAGGAA encodes:
- the LOC125721105 gene encoding guanylate-binding protein 1-like encodes the protein MAFPGDLPQYTPRVSNDPSGNLLSGLGLSTLGTDKKVSTGSNMYFNQEAGYRKSYKVMAFPGDLPQYTPRVSNDPSGNLLSGLGLSTLGTDKKVSTGSNMYFNQEAGYRKSYKVMAFPGDLPQYAPWVSSDPSGNLLSDMGLSTHGRKEKVSTGSNMDLNQEAGYWRRNQAKAFQGDLPQYTPVVRSNPSGNLPSHLGLSKPRREEKVSVFSRTEKMLEPICLIENMTNNELKVNQEAVDILSSFHKPVVVVSIVGMYRTGKSYLMNRLAGKHKGFALGSTIQSKTKGIWMWCVSVPGREEQTLVLLDTEGLGDVEKGDETNDHWIFSLAVLLSSTFIYNSTGTITNTAVMNLQYVTELTKHIKVKSSDEDEADASAKFVRFFPSFIWAVRDFTLDLEADEKPITADEYLENSLKLKPGCHINVTSSNSARECIRKYFPRRKCFVFDTPVHKEKLKIIDQLSDSDLEEKFVKQATEFCSYVLENSQVKTMKGGIIVTGRLLAKLVMMYVDTIKSGKVPCLENTVVTLAQMENSKAVEEAHSLYKRLLSERVVLHTETQEELSNVHEICLKEALQLFVDRSFKDDDRCFQTQLMDLVRNEYDRKCQENEELSLKHCIDLLMQLGASLKPDYYLTSGGYQYFQEDLENVIFQYRNTKGRGIKAEQALKEYLAKSNELGRTILVADRSLSEQQKRIEEQQAHAKMLEVKAKAAEVEKVAMERRIEDVKRAQEEMNRKLMKKMKKERRDMQYEHERVLQQKLGEQNAMLQRGFDRYERKMQRKIDQLRHVSQAQSQDWGGCAIS